In one Corallococcus silvisoli genomic region, the following are encoded:
- a CDS encoding aldo/keto reductase, whose product MEYRQLGGSGFKVPVLSLGTGTFGGAGDFFKGFGSSDVKEATRLVDIALEAGVNMFDSADVYSGGLAEEILGKALEGRRGQALISTKATFRAGPGPNDVGSSRFHLTRAVEVALRRLKTDYIDLFQLHGFDATTPVEETLNTLDDLVRAGKIRYIGCSNFSGWHLMKSLAVSERYNLARYVAHQAYYSLVGRDYEWELMPLAQDQKVGAVVWSPLGWGRLTGKLRRGAARPETSRLNNPATASGGPQVPEEHLFRVVDALDAVAKETGKTVPQVALNWVLQRPTVANVIIGARNEEQLSQNLGALGWNLTPAQVATLDAASTVPWPYPYFHQRQFAERNPFPVT is encoded by the coding sequence ATGGAATACCGACAGCTCGGTGGTTCTGGTTTCAAGGTCCCCGTCCTCAGCCTGGGCACGGGCACGTTTGGCGGCGCGGGGGACTTCTTCAAGGGCTTTGGCTCCAGCGACGTGAAGGAGGCCACGCGGCTCGTGGACATCGCGCTGGAGGCGGGCGTGAACATGTTCGACTCCGCGGACGTGTACTCCGGCGGGCTCGCGGAGGAGATCCTCGGCAAGGCGCTGGAGGGCCGGCGGGGCCAGGCCCTCATCTCCACCAAGGCCACGTTCCGCGCGGGCCCGGGCCCCAATGACGTGGGCTCCTCGCGCTTCCACCTCACCCGCGCGGTGGAGGTCGCCCTGCGCCGGCTGAAGACGGACTACATCGACCTGTTCCAGCTCCACGGCTTCGACGCGACGACGCCCGTGGAGGAGACGCTCAACACGCTGGATGACCTCGTGCGCGCGGGGAAGATCCGCTACATCGGCTGCTCCAACTTCTCCGGCTGGCACCTGATGAAGTCGCTGGCGGTGTCGGAGCGCTACAACCTGGCGCGCTACGTGGCGCACCAAGCGTACTACTCGCTCGTCGGCCGCGACTATGAGTGGGAGCTGATGCCGCTCGCGCAGGACCAGAAGGTGGGCGCGGTGGTGTGGAGCCCGCTGGGCTGGGGCCGGCTCACCGGCAAGCTGCGCCGGGGCGCGGCGCGTCCGGAGACGAGCCGCCTGAACAACCCCGCCACCGCGAGCGGCGGCCCGCAGGTGCCGGAGGAGCACCTGTTCCGGGTGGTGGACGCGCTCGACGCGGTAGCCAAGGAGACGGGCAAGACGGTGCCGCAGGTGGCGCTCAACTGGGTGCTCCAGCGGCCCACCGTGGCCAACGTCATCATCGGCGCGCGCAATGAAGAGCAGCTGAGCCAGAACCTGGGCGCCCTCGGCTGGAACCTCACGCCCGCGCAGGTGGCCACGCTGGACGCCGCCAGCACCGTGCCCTGGCCGTACCCGTACTTCCACCAGCGGCAGTTCGCCGAGCGCAATCCCTTCCCCGTGACCTGA
- a CDS encoding arylsulfatase, with product MHLLLTKPFPVGPWVAGPPGGASLRVEARSLMSLKEYKPGSSFPGVIGRTWEQSSPAWPSPLRSKPGSPNVLFIILDDTGFGHLGCYGSPIRTPNLDRLAKRGLLYNNMHTTALCSPTRSCILTGRNHHSNGMGTITETSLGYPGYNGTIPFENGFLSEMLMEAGYNTYALGKWHLTPAEQTSAAGPYSRWPLGRGFERFYGFLGGDTHQYYPDLVHDNHTVRPPATPEEGYHLTPDLVDRAIDCIADTKQVAPDKPFFLYFATGAMHVPHHVPQEWADRYAGQFDDGWDAYRQRVFQKQLELGVLPKGTKLSRHDPDVAQWDSLPAEEKRLYARMMEVFAGFLEHTDHHIGRLLKFLEESGELDNTLIMVLSDNGASAEGGPHGSVNELKFFNNTPESLEQNLAAMEDLGGPKHFNHYPWGWAWAGDTPFRRWKRETYRGGTTDPFLVHWPKGIRAKGEVRTQYAHAIDLVPTVLDCLGLEAPGEIRGVTQSPIEGVSFRHTFNDAKAKSRHRTQYFEMFSSRAIYHDGWRAVCPFPGPSFTEAGEAFGESMLDEDRLRELDAHGWELYHVAEDAAETRNVAEEHRGKLIEMIALWYTEAGRYQVLPLASPTREVFALERPQLTKDRKRYVYRPHTSPAPENVAVHVLNRPHAIIADAEVDAGTEGVLLSHGGLTGGYTLFIQDRKLHYVYNFVGEQEFHIESAVDVPEGRSELKFEFEPTGKPDLAVGRGTPGRGRLYINGELVAQSTIDATMPLAISLGEGLTCGRDESSAVSQLYTAPFEFTGTLHQVTVDVSGEHVRDAQAEQRSALAKQ from the coding sequence ATGCACCTCTTGCTGACGAAGCCGTTTCCGGTGGGCCCGTGGGTCGCGGGCCCGCCGGGCGGTGCTTCGCTTCGCGTGGAGGCGCGCTCGCTCATGTCCCTCAAGGAATACAAGCCCGGCAGTTCCTTCCCTGGCGTCATCGGCCGCACCTGGGAGCAGTCGTCTCCCGCGTGGCCCTCGCCCCTGCGCTCGAAACCCGGCTCGCCCAACGTCCTCTTCATCATCCTGGACGACACGGGCTTCGGGCACCTGGGCTGCTATGGCTCGCCCATCCGCACGCCGAACCTGGACCGGCTGGCGAAGCGCGGCTTGCTCTACAACAACATGCACACCACCGCGCTGTGCTCGCCCACGCGCTCGTGCATCCTCACCGGCCGCAACCACCACTCCAACGGGATGGGCACCATCACCGAGACGTCGCTGGGCTACCCCGGCTACAACGGCACCATCCCGTTCGAGAACGGCTTCCTCTCCGAGATGCTGATGGAGGCGGGCTACAACACGTATGCCCTGGGCAAGTGGCACCTGACCCCCGCGGAGCAGACGAGCGCCGCCGGACCGTACTCGCGCTGGCCGCTGGGGCGCGGCTTCGAGCGCTTCTACGGCTTCCTGGGCGGAGACACCCACCAGTACTACCCGGACCTCGTCCACGACAACCACACCGTCCGCCCGCCCGCGACGCCGGAGGAGGGCTACCACCTCACCCCGGACCTGGTGGACCGCGCCATCGACTGCATCGCGGACACCAAGCAGGTCGCGCCCGACAAGCCCTTCTTCCTCTACTTCGCCACCGGCGCCATGCACGTCCCCCACCACGTCCCCCAGGAGTGGGCGGACCGCTACGCGGGCCAGTTCGACGACGGCTGGGACGCCTACCGGCAGCGCGTGTTCCAGAAGCAGCTGGAGCTGGGGGTCCTCCCCAAGGGCACGAAGCTGTCCCGGCATGATCCGGACGTGGCGCAGTGGGATTCACTGCCCGCGGAGGAGAAGCGCCTCTACGCGCGGATGATGGAGGTGTTCGCGGGCTTCCTGGAGCACACGGACCACCACATCGGCCGGCTCCTGAAGTTCCTGGAGGAGTCAGGGGAGCTGGACAACACGCTCATCATGGTGCTGTCCGACAATGGGGCCAGCGCCGAGGGCGGGCCGCACGGCTCGGTGAACGAGCTGAAGTTCTTCAACAACACGCCGGAGTCGCTGGAGCAGAACCTGGCGGCGATGGAGGACCTGGGCGGTCCGAAGCACTTCAACCACTACCCGTGGGGCTGGGCCTGGGCGGGCGACACGCCGTTCCGCCGCTGGAAGCGGGAGACGTACCGCGGCGGCACCACGGATCCGTTCCTCGTCCACTGGCCCAAGGGCATCCGGGCGAAGGGCGAGGTGCGCACGCAGTACGCGCACGCCATCGACCTGGTGCCCACGGTGCTGGACTGCCTGGGCCTGGAGGCGCCGGGGGAGATTCGCGGCGTCACCCAGTCCCCCATCGAAGGCGTCAGCTTCCGGCACACCTTCAACGACGCGAAGGCGAAGAGCCGTCACCGTACGCAGTACTTCGAGATGTTCAGCTCGCGCGCCATCTACCACGACGGCTGGCGCGCGGTGTGCCCGTTCCCGGGCCCGTCCTTCACGGAGGCCGGCGAGGCGTTCGGCGAGTCGATGCTCGACGAGGACCGGCTGCGCGAGCTGGATGCGCACGGCTGGGAGCTGTACCACGTGGCCGAGGACGCCGCGGAGACCCGGAACGTGGCGGAGGAGCACCGGGGCAAGCTCATCGAGATGATCGCCCTCTGGTACACGGAGGCCGGGCGCTACCAGGTGCTGCCGCTCGCGTCGCCGACCCGCGAGGTGTTCGCGCTGGAGCGCCCGCAGCTGACAAAGGACCGCAAGCGCTACGTGTACCGCCCGCACACGTCGCCCGCGCCGGAGAACGTGGCGGTGCACGTGCTCAACCGGCCCCACGCCATCATCGCCGACGCGGAGGTGGACGCCGGGACGGAGGGCGTGCTGCTCAGCCACGGCGGCCTCACCGGGGGCTACACGCTCTTCATCCAGGACCGGAAGCTGCACTACGTCTACAACTTCGTCGGCGAACAGGAGTTCCACATCGAGTCCGCGGTGGACGTGCCGGAGGGGCGCTCGGAGCTGAAGTTCGAGTTCGAGCCCACCGGCAAGCCCGACCTGGCGGTGGGGCGAGGCACTCCCGGGCGCGGCCGGCTCTACATCAACGGAGAGCTGGTGGCCCAGAGCACCATCGACGCGACCATGCCGCTCGCCATCAGCCTGGGGGAGGGGCTCACGTGCGGCCGGGATGAGAGCTCGGCCGTGAGCCAGCTCTACACCGCGCCCTTCGAGTTCACCGGCACGCTGCACCAGGTGACGGTGGACGTCTCCGGGGAGCACGTGCGCGACGCCCAGGCGGAGCAGCGGTCGGCCCTGGCGAAGCAGTAG
- a CDS encoding ABC transporter ATP-binding protein yields MSTSAPASGRPASGAPGAGAFAAILRALGYLRRYRLDAIGALLSLLLVSVANLGAPQMIRIAIDQGLARGEQGPVWLAVGGLIAIALGRGLFNFLQGYLAERASQGVAFDLRDALFARIQRLSFSYYDQAQTGQLLTRLTSDVEAVRTFVGSGVVQFAAAAAMLVGCSGLLVYLDPVLALAALAAVLPILVVLRAFVMKMRPLFGQLQALLGTLNTTLQEDLRGLRVVRAFSGEAREQERYGRTNAELQEKNLRLVDVLSSNFPFVTFFANLGTLMVVGVGGWRIFHQRLTLGELVAFNSYLAFLLMPLMTLGFIAASLSRASASALRVFELLDTAVEVTDRPGAVPLPPLQGRIELRDVRFRYAGSDREILRGVSVTLEPGQLVALLGTTGSGKSTLINLLPRFYDVTGGAVLLDGHDVRDVTLSSLRSQMGVVLQDALLFSGTVRDNIAYGRPDATQAQVEEAALAAQAAEFIQELPQGYDTVVGERGVGLSGGQRQRLAIARALLTDPRLLILDDSTSAVDARTETAIQGALDALMRDKRRTALVIAQRISTVRDADLILVLDEGRIAAKGRHEELMATSELYNDILGSQLLPARQQGTT; encoded by the coding sequence GTGAGTACGTCCGCGCCAGCATCCGGCCGCCCGGCTTCAGGGGCTCCTGGAGCAGGGGCCTTCGCCGCCATCCTTCGCGCCCTGGGTTACCTGCGCCGCTACCGGCTGGACGCCATCGGGGCGCTGCTGTCGCTGCTGCTGGTGTCGGTGGCGAACCTGGGCGCGCCGCAGATGATCCGCATCGCCATCGACCAGGGGCTCGCGCGGGGCGAGCAGGGGCCGGTGTGGCTGGCGGTGGGAGGGCTCATCGCCATCGCGCTGGGGCGGGGCCTGTTCAACTTCCTCCAGGGCTATCTCGCGGAGCGCGCGTCGCAGGGCGTGGCGTTCGACCTGCGCGACGCGCTCTTCGCGCGCATCCAGCGGCTCTCCTTCAGCTACTACGACCAGGCGCAGACCGGGCAGCTCTTGACGCGGCTGACCAGCGACGTGGAGGCGGTGCGCACCTTCGTGGGCAGCGGCGTGGTGCAGTTCGCGGCGGCGGCGGCGATGCTCGTGGGCTGCTCGGGGCTGCTGGTGTACCTGGATCCAGTGCTGGCGCTGGCGGCGCTCGCGGCCGTGCTGCCCATCCTCGTGGTGCTGCGCGCGTTCGTGATGAAGATGCGCCCGCTGTTCGGCCAGCTCCAGGCGCTGCTGGGCACGCTCAACACCACGCTCCAGGAGGACCTGCGCGGGCTGCGGGTGGTGCGGGCCTTCTCCGGCGAGGCGCGGGAGCAGGAGCGCTACGGCAGGACGAACGCGGAGCTGCAGGAGAAGAACCTGCGGCTGGTGGACGTGCTGTCCAGCAACTTCCCCTTCGTCACCTTCTTCGCCAACCTGGGGACGCTGATGGTGGTGGGCGTGGGCGGCTGGCGCATCTTCCACCAGCGGCTCACGCTGGGGGAGCTGGTGGCCTTCAACAGCTACCTGGCCTTCCTGTTGATGCCGCTGATGACCCTGGGCTTCATCGCGGCCAGCCTGTCGCGGGCGAGCGCCTCCGCGCTGCGCGTCTTCGAATTGCTGGACACGGCGGTGGAGGTGACGGACCGCCCGGGCGCCGTGCCGCTGCCGCCGCTCCAGGGCCGCATCGAGCTGCGCGACGTGCGCTTCCGCTACGCGGGCAGCGACCGGGAGATCCTGCGCGGCGTGAGCGTGACGCTGGAGCCCGGGCAGTTGGTGGCGCTGCTGGGCACCACCGGCTCCGGCAAGAGCACGCTCATCAACCTGCTGCCCCGCTTCTACGACGTCACCGGGGGCGCGGTGCTGCTGGACGGCCACGACGTGCGGGACGTGACGCTCTCGAGCCTCCGCTCGCAGATGGGCGTGGTGTTGCAGGACGCGCTGCTGTTCTCCGGCACGGTGCGCGACAACATCGCCTACGGCCGTCCGGACGCCACGCAGGCGCAGGTGGAGGAGGCGGCCCTGGCGGCCCAGGCGGCGGAGTTCATCCAGGAGCTGCCCCAGGGCTACGACACGGTGGTGGGCGAGCGGGGCGTGGGGCTGTCCGGTGGACAGCGGCAGCGGCTGGCCATCGCGCGGGCGCTGCTCACGGATCCGCGTCTGCTCATCCTGGACGACAGCACCTCGGCGGTGGATGCCCGCACGGAGACCGCCATCCAGGGGGCCCTGGACGCGCTGATGCGGGACAAGCGCAGGACGGCGCTGGTCATCGCCCAGCGCATCAGCACCGTCCGGGACGCGGACCTCATCCTGGTGCTGGACGAGGGCCGCATCGCCGCGAAGGGGCGGCATGAGGAGCTGATGGCCACCAGCGAGCTGTACAACGACATCCTCGGGTCGCAGCTCCTGCCCGCGCGCCAGCAGGGGACGACATGA